The DNA window GCGGCTCGGCAGAGGCGGCGATGGTCAGAAGTGAAAGGACGAGAATGGGTTTCATCGGATCCAGGGTTGTGAAAAGCGAACCCCACAGCACGTCGCCGGGTTGCCCTTGCAAATGTTAAGAGATTGTAAGCCCGCTACGCCGAGAGCCTTCAATGCCAGCTCGAGATGCGGTCGAGCGGGAGCTTGGTGATGTCGGGGACTTGGCAGTCGGGTGACGGGTGGCCGACGACGAGCAGCAGGAACGGCTTCTCGTCGGCGGGCCGGTCGAGGATCTCATTGAGGAACTTCATCGGGCTGGGCGTGTGGGTCAGCGTCGCGAGTCCGGCTTCGTGCAGCGCGGCGATCAGAAACCCGGTGGCAATGCCGACCGATTCCTTCGGGTAGTAGGTTCGTGTCTCGCGGCCTTGCTCATCGGTCGTCCGTGACTTCTGGAAGATCGCGATCAGCACCGGCGCGGTTTCGAGAAACGGCTTCGAGGCATCGGTGCCGAGCGGCGCGAGGGTCTCCAACCAGTCATCAGGTGCGCGGCCGCCATAAAACTCCCGCTCCTCCGCTTCGGCCGCTTCACGGATCCGGCGTTTCGTTTCCGCACCACGCACCACCGCGAAATGCCATGGCTGAAGGTTCGCTCCATTCGGTGCGCTCCCTGCCGCGAGCAGGCATTGCTCGATCACCTCCTGCGGCACCTCATCGGCGGCGAAGTCACGGACGCTCCGACGTTGCCGCAAGCGGGCACCATAATCCCTCGCGCGCTCGATCATCTCCGCATCCGGTCGGTGGAGATGATTCAGGGGAATCCTCGGCTTCATGAGCCAAGGGCGATAGCAGGTGAATACCGGCAGGCCAATCACCGGACTTCCGAAACCCACAAGGTGGCCTCACTCGGTCCGCTCGGTGCCCTTGATCGGCTTGCCTTCCCAGTACCATTCGCCGTCGCGATTCTCGAGGATGCGGCCACCGGATCCCTTCACGTGCTTGGCCTCCTTCTTCGGCAGCGATTCACGAAGGCGCTCGACGGCTTTCCGGTTGGCCGGGTCATCGACCACGTTCCGCCACTCGTTGGGGTCGGACTCGTGATCGTACAGTTCCTCGGAGCCATCGGCATAGCGGATGTATCGCCAACGTCGGTCGCGGACCGAGTGGTTGCCCGGGTTCTGCGTCGTCACCGCGGGACGGCGCGAGGTCGAGACATCCTCGAGCTGGGGACGGAGCGAAAGTCCGTCCAAGCCGTCCACCGCATCGAGCCCGCAGAGGTCGACGAGGGTCGGGTAGATGTCGACCAGCTCAACAGGTTCCGCGCACTTCTGACCCGCCGGGATTTTCGGGCCGCTCATGATCAACGGCACGTGGGTCGAGCGCTCCCAGAGCGTGTTCTTGCCACTGATGTCCTTCTCGCCGAGGTGCCAGCCATGGTCGGAAAAGAGGACTACAATCGTGTTGTCCGCATGCGGCGACTTGCGGAGCGCGTCGAGCACGCGGCCGACCTGCGAGTCGACGAACGAGGTTGATGCGAGGTAGGCCTGCACCAAAGGCTTCCACTGACCGGACTCCTTCAGCCACGGCAGTCTCGGCTCGGGCAGTCGCCAGTGGAGGTACCATTCGAACTCCGGCACATCCTCTCGATCATTCTCCAGCCACGGGGGAAGTTGGAGCGTCTCGATCGGATAGAGATCGAACCACTCCTGCGAAGCGTAGCACGGCACGTGCGGACGCCCGAATCCGACCCCGAGGAAGAACGGCACTCCGTCCGACTTCGCGCTCAGATACTCGACCGCCCAACTGGCGATCTCGTAGTCGTTCTGCTGCTCGTCCTTTTCCGGAAACACTCCCCAGTCGACCAGTTTGGCCGGCGACGGGGTGTCGACGATCTTCTTCGCGGGAAAGGGCCCGAAGGTGCACGGCGGGCCGTATTCGTCGAACTCGGCGGCCCGGTCCTTCTTCGGTGGGAAGACATGGTAGATCTTTCCCCCGAGAGCGGTCCTGTAGTCGGCCCGCCGAAAAGCCTGCGGCAGCGAAACGAGATCACGAAGCTCGGGCACCGAGCGGAACCACGGGGCGAGGTTATAGACGCCGGTGGTGGTCGGACGCCGGCCAGTCATCAGCGCGGTGCGTGAGGAATTGCAGAGCGACGCCTGGGTGTGGGCGTTCGAGAACAGGGTGCCGCTGCGGGCG is part of the Haloferula helveola genome and encodes:
- a CDS encoding nitroreductase family protein — encoded protein: MKPRIPLNHLHRPDAEMIERARDYGARLRQRRSVRDFAADEVPQEVIEQCLLAAGSAPNGANLQPWHFAVVRGAETKRRIREAAEAEEREFYGGRAPDDWLETLAPLGTDASKPFLETAPVLIAIFQKSRTTDEQGRETRTYYPKESVGIATGFLIAALHEAGLATLTHTPSPMKFLNEILDRPADEKPFLLLVVGHPSPDCQVPDITKLPLDRISSWH
- a CDS encoding sulfatase, which codes for MKLPVLSLLLAGFASAQNVLLIGVDDLNDWIGCLGGHPQVQTPNMDRLARSGTLFSNAHTQASLCNSSRTALMTGRRPTTTGVYNLAPWFRSVPELRDLVSLPQAFRRADYRTALGGKIYHVFPPKKDRAAEFDEYGPPCTFGPFPAKKIVDTPSPAKLVDWGVFPEKDEQQNDYEIASWAVEYLSAKSDGVPFFLGVGFGRPHVPCYASQEWFDLYPIETLQLPPWLENDREDVPEFEWYLHWRLPEPRLPWLKESGQWKPLVQAYLASTSFVDSQVGRVLDALRKSPHADNTIVVLFSDHGWHLGEKDISGKNTLWERSTHVPLIMSGPKIPAGQKCAEPVELVDIYPTLVDLCGLDAVDGLDGLSLRPQLEDVSTSRRPAVTTQNPGNHSVRDRRWRYIRYADGSEELYDHESDPNEWRNVVDDPANRKAVERLRESLPKKEAKHVKGSGGRILENRDGEWYWEGKPIKGTERTE